The sequence tgaaagcaatttttttatttccatttactgaaaacaaacaagtaAGAATTGATTCAGAAGAtcgaataaaaattttaaaacttttattcgaTCAAGTTATAATGGATCCCAAGGATGAAACAATTAGCCAAAAAGATATTCATATTGGAATAAATGAAATCAGTAAAAAAGTCCCTCGATGGTCATACAAATTAATCGATGAGTTGGAACAACAGGAAAGAGACAAGGAAGACCATGTGGTAGAGGATCATGAAATTCGTTCAAGAAAAGCCAAACGTGTCGTAATTTTGACTGATACTACGAAGAATACCGATACTAATACTAATAACAAAGATACTGATAATCCTGATGAAACTGACGAGGTAGCTTTGATCCGTTATTCACAACAATCGGATTTTCGTCGAGATATAATAAAGGGCTCTATGCGAGCTCAAAGGCGTAAAACAGTTATTGTGGAACTGTTTGAAGCAAATGTACATTCacccttttttttggatagactGGGCaccccccccttttttcttttgatatcCCCGAGCGGCTGAAAGGCATTTTTCCAAATtggatttggaaaaaaaaaaaaattataatttcggaTTATacagaggaaaataaaaaggaaagtgagaaaacagaggaggacaaaagagaaaaatacaacAGAGATGAGAAAACTCGTATAGAAATAGCAGAGGCCTGGGATAGCCTTATAGTTGCTCAAGTAATAAGAGGTTCTTTATTAGTAACACAATCGATTcttagaaaatatattctattaCCTTCATTGATAATAGCTAAAAATACTCTTCGTATactattatttcaatttcccGAATGGTCCGAGGATTTAAAGGATTGGAATAAAGAAATGCATGTTAAATGCACTTATAACGGCGTTCAATTATCAGAAAAAGAATTTCCGAAAAACTGGTTAACAGACGGTATTCAGATAAAGATCCTATTTCCTTTTCGTTTGAAACCTTGGCACAGATCTAAGTTACGACCCCCTAATAAAGATCCAATTAAAAAGGAAGGTAAAGGACAAAAAAacgatttttgttttttaacagTTTGGGGAATGGAAGCGGAACTGCCTTTTGGTTATCCCCGAAAACGGCTTTCCTTTTTTGAACCCCTTTTAAAAGaactcgaaaaaaaaaatttcaaattgaaacaaAAGTGCTTTCTAgttataaaagttttaaaagaaagaaccaaattttttctaaatgtagcaaaagaaacaaaaaaatgggTCATCAAAGTcattatatttctaaaaaaaataagaaaagaattctcaaaaataaatctattattattatttggattgaaaaaaatagaaatatatgAATTGAGTgaaactcaaaaagaaaaaaattcaacaattcATAATCAAATGAGTCACGAATCGTCCATTAAAATTCGATATATGGATTGGGAAACTTATTCattgacagaaaaaaaaatgaaagatctGATGAATAgaacaaacacaatcataaataaaataaaaacaattaaaaaagacAAGAGAAGAAGATTTATAACTGCAGAGAGAAATATTAACCCTAACAAAATAAGTTATGACGAGAAAGGATTAGAAtcaccaaaaaatatttggcaGATATTAAAACGAAAAAATCTTCGATTACTTCGTAAAtcacattattttgtaaaattatttattgaaaagCTATACATGGATATCCTTGTATGTATCATTAATATACCTAGAATCAATGCACAGCTCTTtcttgaattaacaaaaaaagttattaataaatACATTTACAATAATGAAGCAAATCGGgaaagaattgataaaacaaatcAAAGTATATTTAACTTTAGTTCGACTATAAAAAAGTCACtttgtattattaaaaaaaatgcaaagattTTTGGGGACTTATCTTACTTGTCACAAGCATatgtattttataaattatcgCAAACCCCAGTCAATAACCTAGATAAGTTAAGATCCGTCTTTAAATATTACGGaacatctttttttcttaagaatGAAATAAGGGAGTATTTTGTTGGAACGCAAGGAATATTTGATTCTGAATTCAGACATAAAAAATCTCCAAATTATGGAATTAATGAATGGAAAAACTGGCTAAAGGGTCATTATCAATATCAATACGATTTATCTCAGATTAAATGGTCTAGATTAGTAACACAAAAATGGCGAACTAGGTTCAACCATATGACTAAAAATAAAGATCTCAATAAATGTGAGTCATATGAATATGAAAAAACCCAATTTATTCATTACGAAAAagcaaaagattttgaaatagAACCATTACCAAatcaaaaacaatataaatatgatcttttatcgtataaatctattaattatgaaaataagagAGATTCATATATTTATGGATTGCCATTACAAGTAAATAATAACCAAGAGATTTCTTATAATTACAATACGCCTAAACGCAAATTATTTGATATGCTGGGAGGTATCCTTATCCATAATTCTCTCGTCGAAGATGATAATCTagatatagaaaaaaattcagataGAAAATATTTGGATTGGAAAATCCTCCATTTTTGTCTTAGAAAGAAGATCAATATTAAGGCCTGGGTCGATATTGATAACGTTACCAACAGGAATAAAAATACTAAGACTGGGTTTAATAATTGTCAAATAATCGATAAAATTGATAAGAAAGGCCTTTTTTATCTGACGATTCATCAAGATCAGAAAATTAACCCATCCAATCAACAAggttttttctttgattggatgggaatgaatgaagaaatactAAGTCATCCCATATCGAATCTAGAACTTTGGTTTTTCCCAGAATTTGTGATACTTTATAATACATATAAGATTAAACCATGGGTCATAccaataaaattacttttttttaattttaatgtaaaCGAAAATGTTACTAAACAGAAAAGCATCActggaaataaaaaaagttttacattATCGAATGAAAAAACTCTTGAAttagaaaatagaaatcaaatagaaaaagaattcGCGGACCAAGTGGATCCTGAAGCGTCTCTCTCAAACCAAGAAAAAGATGTTGAAGAAGATTCTAGGGGATTAGACATAAAAAAACGTAGAAACAAAAAGCAATACAAGACTAACACGGAAACAGAACTTGAGTTATTCCTAAAAaggtattttcattttcaattgagATGGGATGATTCtttaaatcaaaaaataatcaataacaTCAAAGTATATTGTCTCCTGCTTAGACTGAAAAATCCAAGAGAAATTGCTATATCCGCTATTCAAAGGGAAGAAATGAGTCTGGATATTCTGATGGTCCGGAAGGGTTTAACTTTTACAGAATTGATGAAAAAGGGAATATTGATTATCGAACCAGTACGTCTGTCTGTAAAAACGGatggacaattttttatatatcaaaCCATAGGTATCTCATTGGTTCATAAGAGTAAGCAGCAGCAAAGTCATCAAAGATACCTAGAAAAAAGCCCGGCCTGTCTTCATAAGAATAAGAAGGATTTTGATGAATCCATTGCACTACATAAAAAAATGACTGgaaatagagacaaaaataattatgattttatttttcctgaAAAAATTTTATCCCCAAGGCGTCGTAGAGAATTGAGAATTCGAATTTGTTTCCATTCGGGGAATGGAAACGGTATACATAGAAATACGGTATTTTGCAAtgtaaataagttaaaaaattgcaattgcgatcaagttttgaataaaagaaaagagctttatagagataaaaataaactaattaaattaaagttCTTTCTTTGGCCCAATTATCGATTAGAAGATTTATCTTGTATGAATCGCTATTGGTTTGATACCAATAATGGTAGTCGTTTCAGTCTGATAAGGATTCAGATATATCCGCTATTGAAAATTCATTAATGGTACATTTTGACTCGATTCCCGTACCATAGCGAGTATATGAAGACAAAGAAATAAACACCCCCATTATCTTATTATCTTACACATCATTCTGATACAGGATACTTAATTTAATGACGCGTtgaattatattaatatttattcgaTCTAGAAATGAATCAACAAAGtcatcttatttattttcaggtctaatttttttttttattttttgtgagtGGAAAAATAGACCATACTTTGTGTATAGTATATCCTATCCgaatacaattttaaaattggattgattattgattattgACTACTAAAATAAGTAAGTTTGTTTGACAAAATTAAGACTTCTTAACGAAATTAAGAATTATTGTGTATAGCAAATTAAAATGAGTGTAATTATTATTACTGATCAATAAATATATGgataaaaatatctaaaaaaaaagagagaggggcGATTCATTTTTATGGTACAAAACTCATTCATCTCGCTTATTTcgcaagaagaaaaagaagaaaacagggGATCTGTTGAATTTCAAGTATTTAGTTGGACCAATAAAATAAGAAGACTTACTTCACATTTGGAATTGCACAGAAAAGACTATTCCTCTCAAAGAGGTCTACGTAAAATTCTGGGAAAACGTCAACGATTGCTGTCTTATTTgtcaaagaaaaagagagtactTTATAAATACTTAATAAATCAGTTGGGTATTCGAGAATCAAAAACTCGTTAATTTTAAGAGTCATTTTGAACTATTTGCTTTATTAGATCTTGAATTTTGATAAACTGTTTTTCGTTTTACGCAATTCGTAGAAGAATGAATCGAGGAAAAACTTATGAATATACCAGTTACAAGAAAGGATCTCATGATAGTCAATATGGGCCCCCACCACCCGTCAATGCATGGTGTTCTTCGACTCGTCGTTACTCTGGACGGCGAAGATGTTATTGACTGTGAACCAATATTGGGTTATTTACACAGAGGGATGGAAAAAATTGCGGAAAACCGAACTATTATACAATATCTGCCTTATGTAACCCGTTGGGATTATTTAGCTACTATGTTCACAGAAGCAATAACTGTAAATGGGCCAGAACGGCTAGGAAATATTCAAGTACCGAAAAGAGCTAGTTATATCAGAGTAATTATGTTGGAATTGAGTCGTATAGCTTCTCATTTGTTATGGCTCGGCCCTTTCATGGCAGATATTGGTGCACAGACTCCTTTCTTCTATATTTTCAGAGAAAGAGAATTAGTATATGATCTATTCGAAGCTGCTACGGGTATGAGAATGATGCATAATTATTTTCGTATCGGAGGAGTGGCGGCTGATCTACCTTATGGATGGATAGATAAATGTTTGGATTTCTGCGATTATTTTTTAACAGGAGTTACTGAATATCAAAAACTTATTACAAGAAATCCTATTTTTTTAGAACGAGTTGAGGGCGTAGGCATTATTGGTAGAGACGAAGTAATAAATTGGGGTTTATCAGGACCAATGCTGCGAGCGTCCGGAATACAATGGGATCTTCGTAAAATTGATCATTATGAGTGTTACGACGAATTTGATTGGGAAGTACAATGGCAAAAAGAAGGGGATTCATTAGCTCGTTATTTAGTCCGAATTGGCGAAATGGCGGAATCCATCAAAATTATTCAACAGGCGCTGGAAGGAATTCCGGGGGGGCCCTACGAGAATTTAGAAATACGATACTTTGATAGAAAAAGGTATCCAGAATGGCATGATTTTGAATATCGATTCATTAGTAAAAAACCCTCCCCCACTTTTGAATTGCCGAAACAAGAACTTTATGTGAGAGTCGAAGCCCCTAAAGGGGAATTGGGAATTTTTCTGATAGGGGATCAGAGTGGTTTTCCTTGGAGATGGAAAATTCGACCACCTGGTTTTATCAATTTGCAAATTCTTCCTCAGTTAgttaaaagaatgaaattggCTGATATTATGACAATACTAGGTAGCATAGATATCATTATGGGAGAAGTTGATCGTTGAAATGATAATTGATATAAGGGAAGTACAAGATATCAATTCTTTTTACAGAGTGGAATCTTTAAAAGGGGTCTATGGAATTATATGGGTGCTTGTCCCTATTTTTACTCTTGTATTAGGAATCACAATAGGCGTACTAGTAATTGTATGGTTAGAAAGAGAAATATCCGCAGGGCTACAACAACGTATTGGACCCGAATATTCCGGTCCCTTAGGAGTTCTTCAAGCTCTAGCAGATGGGACAAAATTacttttcaaagaaaatattcTTCCATCTAGAGGAGATACTCGGTTATTCAGTATCGGACCATCCATAGCAGTTATAGCAATTCTACTAAGTTATTCAGTAATTCCTTTTGACTATCACCTTGTTTTAGCCGATCTCAATATCGGGGTTTTTTTGTGGATTGCGGTTTCAAGTATTGCTCCCATTGGACTTCTTATCTCAGGATATGGCTCAAACAATAAATATTCCTTTTTAGGTGGTCTACGAGCTGCTGCTCAATCGATTAGTTATGAAATACCATTAACTCTATGTGTATTAGCAATATCTCTACGTGCGATTCGTTGAAAGATAAATTTTTCcctatttatttctttctagtCTTTATAGAAAAAGGGTTAGAACGAATTGAATAGATATCCTCatctttttattcattattcGGATTAATGAATTAAATTAGATAGTTATATGAGTGAAAGAAAACAgctatataattataatatattatatattcgCAGTAAAATTCTTGAGTCTCGTCTTCAATGTataagaagaattaaaaaaaggttGAGCGTAAataaacagaagaagaagagccCATTTACCCCAAGATTGGTTGATTAGTCATGTCATCCTAGCTTGAAGCGGGTTCAAAGAATCAACCGTATTACGTTTTCACTAGTGTTTGTTACCATAAAGCGGGGGGTTAGCAAAAATGAGTGGATGGTTAGAAATGCCAAATTACGCAAAGGATTAGTAATAGAGATTGTGTCATTTATCCCCAAGGATATTTacacataatataaaaagaatacgGATTGGGGCTTTAAGTTAGTAGAAATAATCAGGCCGTACTCCCCACGATTCCTATCCAGAGTATACTCCTATCCACcgattaaataaataactgtcGGAAACGAAATAATCCTTTATTCAGTAagcccccccctttttttttttcagaaaagaaagaagaataggaacgaaaaaaaaaatagaaagaatacaatttctttttttttctttttttttcaaaattgaaaacgaCGGGTTATTGATATTTCTACAAGCAGTATTTTATTAAAGACTCAAAGTTATTACTCAgcaaataattatttcttaattattaattaaataaaggATAAGATCAATTCAGACGTcgtttttttagttattatagAACATACAGAATTTAAGTGGTCGAATTCGGGGCCGTTTACTCGATTTTGAACCCATTTatcttataaatcaaaataaataatacggaCTCGGTCCTTAGATTTATTTATGGCCGTAAAGGAGCCGTATGAAGCGAAAATCTCATGTATGGTTCTGTAATAGCGACGATAACAGTGAAGTTATCGCCGACTATGATTATCTAATAGTTTAAGTACAGTTGATATTGTTGAGGCTCAATCAAAATATGGTTTTTGGGGTTGGAATTTGTGGCGTCAACCTATAGGGTTTATCGTTTTTCTAATCTCTTCCCTAGCAGAATGTGAGAGATTACCTTTTGATTTACCGGAAGCGGAAGAAGAATTAGTAGCGGGTTATCAAACCGAATATTCGGGTATcaaatttggtttattttatgtTGCTTCCTATCTAAACCTAttaatttcttcattatttgtaACAGTTTTGTACTTGGGCGGTTGGAATATCTCTATTCCATACATATTCGTTGCCGAgctttttgaaataaataaagcaCGTGAGGTCTTTGGAACGACAATTGGTATCTTTATTACATTAGCCAAAACTTATTTGTTCTTGTTCATTCCTATCACAACAAGATGGACTTTACCTAGGCTAAGAATGGACCAACTATTAAATCTGGGATGGAAATTTCTTTTACCTATTTCTCTCGGCAATCTGTTATTAACAACCTCTTTCCAACTCAGTTCGCTGTAAGGGAATactttattctatatttatgGCTTGCCTCaaacaagagaaagaaacaaacataAAGATTTTCATAGATATTTACGATATGTTCCCTATGGTAACCAGGGTTATGGATTATGGTCAACAAACAGTACGAGTTGCAAGATATATTGGTCAAAGTTTCATGATTACCCTATCCCATGCAAATCGTTTACCTGTAACTATTCAATATCCTTATGAAAAATTAATCACATCAGAACGTTTCCGCGGTCGAATACACTTCGAGTTTGATAAATGCATTGCTTGTGAAGTATGTGTTCGTGTATGCCCTATGGATCTACCTGTTGTTGATTGGGAACTGGAAACTAATATTCGAAAGAAACGTTTGCTTAATTACAGTATTGATTTCGGAATCTGTATATTTTGTGGTAACTGCGTTGAGTATTGTCCAACAAATTGTTTATCCATGACTGAAGAATATGAGCTTTCTACTTATGATCGTCACGAATTGAATTATAATCAAATTGCCTTGGGTCGTTTACCGATGTCAGTAATTGACGATTATACAATTCGAACAATTTTAAATtcacctaaaataaaataaaaaaaaaaagaagtaaatccTTTGATTAAAGATAAAGAAATggtaatttcaaattaaaattaggaagggtcctttttcttttgctcgAAAGGAATGCGGTTTCTTtcgtttattttgtttagtcactaattaaaaaaaaactattgaggGGTTGGTTCGTGCTTCAATTTGGATTGAAAATATATGACTCTATCTCGAATTATTTCAAAATAGAAATATCTAGTCTAAAACTACCCTTTaagataaaaaatgatattatcaTTATATTAGTCCAATAGCTGTACCTACATCAATTCACATTCTTTAGGatttaattcaattaaaaacttttcataaaaaaatgttCCTGGTGGGGTCAATAAGGTCATGAAAAAAATTTCGATTTATTTATCTCTTTACATATAATGGGTTTGCCTGGACCGATACATGATTTTCTTTTAGTATTTTTGGGGTCAGGTCTTATATTAGGAGGTATAGGAGTCGTATTACTTACCAACACAATTTATTCTGCCTTTTCGTTGGGACTGGTTCTTGTTTGTATATCCTTATTCTATATTCTATCAAATTCCCATTTGGTAGCTGCCGCACAGCTACTTATTTACGTGGGAGCTATAAATGTTTTAATCATATTTGCTGTGATGTTTATGAATGGTTCAGAATATTACAAAGATTTGAATCTTTGGACTGTTGGGGATGGGGTTACTTTGCTGATTTGTACAATTCTTTTTTGTCTATTAATGGCTACTATTTCAGATACGTCATGGTACGGGATTATTTGGACTACCAGATCAAACCAGATTATAGAGCAGGATTTGATAAGTAACAGTCAACAAATTGGAATTCATTTATCAACAgattttttccttccatttgaACTCATTTCGATAATTCTTTTAGCTGCTTTAATAGGCGCAATTGCTGTGGCTCGTCAATAATAAATCTTTCGaactattaatattaatataataagaaaagtattaatataataagaa is a genomic window of Quercus lobata isolate SW786 unplaced genomic scaffold, ValleyOak3.0 Primary Assembly Scq3eQI_141, whole genome shotgun sequence containing:
- the LOC115973622 gene encoding uncharacterized protein LOC115973622 — its product is MNIPVTRKDLMIVNMGPHHPSMHGVLRLVVTLDGEDVIDCEPILGYLHRGMEKIAENRTIIQYLPYVTRWDYLATMFTEAITVNGPERLGNIQVPKRASYIRVIMLELSRIASHLLWLGPFMADIGAQTPFFYIFRERELVYDLFEAATGMRMMHNYFRIGGVAADLPYGWIDKCLDFCDYFLTGVTEYQKLITRNPIFLERVEGVGIIGRDEVINWGLSGPMLRASGIQWDLRKIDHYECYDEFDWEVQWQKEGDSLARYLVRIGEMAESIKIIQQALEGIPGGPYENLEIRYFDRKRYPEWHDFEYRFISKKPSPTFELPKQELYVRVEAPKGELGIFLIGDQSGFPWRWKIRPPGFINLQILPQLVKRMKLADIMTILGIQDINSFYRVESLKGVYGIIWVLVPIFTLVLGITIGVLVIVWLEREISAGLQQRIGPEYSGPLGVLQALADGTKLLFKENILPSRGDTRLFSIGPSIAVIAILLSYSVIPFDYHLVLADLNIGVFLWIAVSSIAPIGLLISGYGSNNKYSFLGGLRAAAQSISYEIPLTLCVLAISLRLSNSLSTVDIVEAQSKYGFWGWNLWRQPIGFIVFLISSLAECERLPFDLPEAEEELVAGYQTEYSGIKFGLFYVASYLNLLISSLFVTVLYLGGWNISIPYIFVAELFEINKAREVFGTTIGIFITLAKTYLFLFIPITTRWTLPRLRMDQLLNLGWKFLLPISLETNIKIFIDIYDMFPMVTRVMDYGQQTVRVARYIGQSFMITLSHANRLPVTIQYPYEKLITSERFRGRIHFEFDKCIACEVCVRVCPMDLPVVDWELETNIRKKRLLNYSIDFGICIFCGNCVEYCPTNCLSMTEEYELSTYDRHELNYNQIALGRLPMSVIDDYTIRTILNSPKIK